A single window of Polaribacter sp. SA4-10 DNA harbors:
- a CDS encoding helix-turn-helix domain-containing protein produces the protein MKKEFRSGCPISSTLDVVGDKWSLLIIRDMLVKHKKTFKEISDSDERIAPSILSARLKLLESYKLIFRTKMPENKKENIYLLTEKGIRLTPIIIEFSLWGNSNMREFNEIDDIEGLNADKTLIIQTVQDSYNAMLLNFR, from the coding sequence ATGAAAAAAGAATTTCGTTCTGGATGTCCAATCTCTTCTACACTCGATGTTGTAGGTGATAAATGGTCTTTGTTAATTATTAGAGATATGCTTGTTAAGCATAAAAAGACTTTCAAGGAAATTTCTGATTCAGACGAAAGAATTGCTCCGAGCATTTTATCTGCACGATTAAAATTGTTAGAATCGTATAAACTGATATTCAGAACGAAAATGCCCGAAAATAAAAAAGAAAATATTTATTTGTTAACGGAAAAGGGGATTCGTTTAACTCCAATAATTATTGAATTCAGTTTGTGGGGAAATTCCAATATGCGAGAATTTAATGAAATAGATGATATTGAAGGCTTGAATGCAGATAAGACTTTAATTATTCAAACTGTTCAAGATAGTTATAATGCTATGTTGCTTAATTTCCGATAA
- a CDS encoding cupin domain-containing protein, with the protein MKNSILFLLVLVSLSAYSQKTEYEVASYLTEGNKAPNTHYIGEAWLNAIIHDDKELGYNITKATFKANSTLDWHKHGTAQVLIIVDGEAYYQERGNEPVILKEGDLIKCEKDTEHWHSSSKLSDVTYLALYGGGQPTTWTEVVTQEYYDEVAEKLKSN; encoded by the coding sequence ATGAAAAATTCAATTTTATTCTTGCTAGTACTAGTCTCTTTATCAGCCTATTCTCAAAAGACTGAATACGAGGTTGCTTCATATCTGACAGAAGGTAATAAAGCACCCAATACTCATTACATCGGAGAAGCTTGGTTGAACGCTATTATCCACGATGATAAAGAATTAGGTTATAACATCACAAAAGCAACTTTTAAAGCAAACTCAACCTTGGATTGGCATAAACATGGAACAGCGCAAGTCTTGATAATTGTAGATGGAGAAGCCTATTATCAGGAGAGAGGAAATGAGCCTGTAATTTTGAAAGAAGGAGATCTAATTAAATGTGAGAAAGATACGGAACATTGGCATTCCTCCTCAAAGCTTAGTGATGTAACATATTTGGCTTTATATGGCGGTGGACAACCAACTACTTGGACTGAAGTAGTAACACAGGAATACTATGATGAAGTAGCCGAAAAACTAAAAAGCAATTAA